In Holophagales bacterium, one DNA window encodes the following:
- a CDS encoding sigma 54-dependent Fis family transcriptional regulator produces the protein MLRLAVRFEESTKYFDLPEQRCSLGAAPDADLHLPWPGISRHHAEVERCGRSLRLVDLGSKNGLLQGGQRHTEITLAPGDAVQIGRAWLRLEEVDSSDARLGLEFVADATHVAATIAPAAATDSILGILDAHGDGEAALAALRWVRGAQGRGLDPAEPHSRSLLEGAREVLAAESLFVLDRGASAVEPSLLLCVGPLPTEALLGEAAHETGRQSPRAPASGGARSRPLGSERSLLTSPAGETLVLAAVLAQPASRLRAWQRDFFEHLAERVRPSARRRGEVRAVGPQPLALPPEFVLGESAAMRGLLESLQAAARSDLDVLLLGETGTGKEMVARTIHSSGSTAGRPFIAINCAAIPTDLLEAELFGVEARVATGVDPRPGLFLKAEGGSLFLDEIGDMPEPLQAKLLRALQEREVLPIGSHQPKKIRVRVISASNKSLPDLVHTGRFRADLFYRLRGLQFHLPPLRERREDIPALVMAFASAAAARYGKHLRGVSCKALALLVEHDWPGNVRELKSEVERAALLAADGHALESERFAPIRWAIEQRARHGAGPWDREGSDHDRGAAASPGRVDAVASALAVDERPLQARLDEVERAALEQALSAARGNKTEAARRLGITRNGLTMKMQRLSIR, from the coding sequence ATGCTCCGCCTCGCCGTTCGCTTCGAGGAATCGACGAAGTACTTCGACCTGCCGGAGCAGCGCTGCTCGCTCGGCGCCGCGCCCGATGCCGACCTGCACCTGCCTTGGCCGGGCATCTCGCGTCACCACGCCGAGGTCGAGCGATGCGGTCGCTCGCTGCGGCTCGTCGATCTCGGCTCGAAGAACGGACTGTTGCAGGGCGGGCAACGCCACACCGAGATCACGCTTGCGCCCGGCGATGCGGTGCAGATCGGTCGCGCCTGGTTGCGCCTCGAGGAGGTCGACAGCTCCGATGCGCGGCTCGGGCTGGAGTTCGTCGCCGACGCCACCCACGTCGCGGCAACGATCGCTCCGGCGGCCGCCACCGACTCGATCCTCGGCATCCTCGACGCCCACGGCGACGGCGAGGCGGCGCTCGCTGCGCTCCGCTGGGTTCGCGGTGCCCAGGGGCGCGGACTCGATCCCGCCGAACCCCACTCCCGGTCGCTGCTCGAAGGCGCGCGGGAGGTGCTCGCTGCCGAGAGCCTCTTCGTCCTCGACCGCGGAGCGAGCGCCGTCGAGCCCTCGCTGCTGCTCTGCGTCGGTCCGCTGCCCACCGAGGCGCTGCTCGGCGAGGCGGCGCACGAGACGGGGCGCCAGAGTCCGCGTGCTCCCGCCTCGGGGGGGGCGCGCTCTCGGCCGCTCGGCAGCGAGCGCTCGCTCCTCACGAGCCCGGCCGGCGAGACGCTTGTGCTCGCCGCGGTGCTCGCGCAGCCGGCGAGTCGACTGCGCGCCTGGCAGCGCGACTTCTTCGAGCACCTGGCAGAGCGCGTCCGGCCGTCGGCGCGACGCCGGGGGGAGGTGCGCGCCGTCGGGCCGCAGCCGCTCGCCTTGCCTCCGGAGTTCGTGCTCGGCGAATCGGCGGCGATGCGCGGTCTGCTCGAGAGCCTGCAGGCGGCGGCGAGGAGCGATCTCGACGTGCTGCTGCTCGGCGAGACCGGGACCGGCAAGGAGATGGTGGCGCGGACGATCCACTCCTCGGGCAGCACGGCGGGCCGGCCGTTCATCGCCATCAACTGCGCGGCGATCCCCACCGACCTGCTCGAGGCCGAGCTCTTCGGCGTCGAGGCGCGGGTGGCCACGGGGGTCGACCCGCGCCCCGGGCTCTTTCTGAAGGCCGAAGGCGGCAGCCTCTTCCTCGACGAGATCGGCGACATGCCCGAGCCGCTGCAGGCGAAGCTCCTGCGTGCCCTCCAGGAGCGCGAGGTGCTGCCGATCGGCAGCCATCAGCCGAAGAAGATCCGCGTGCGCGTGATCTCGGCATCGAACAAGAGCCTCCCCGACCTGGTGCACACCGGCCGCTTCCGCGCCGACCTCTTCTATCGCCTGCGCGGGCTCCAATTCCATCTGCCGCCGCTGCGCGAGCGGCGTGAGGACATTCCGGCGCTGGTGATGGCCTTCGCTTCGGCCGCGGCGGCGCGCTACGGCAAGCACCTGCGCGGCGTCTCGTGCAAGGCGCTCGCCCTGCTCGTCGAGCACGACTGGCCGGGCAACGTGCGCGAGCTCAAGAGCGAGGTCGAACGCGCGGCACTGCTCGCCGCCGACGGCCACGCCCTCGAGAGCGAGCGGTTCGCCCCGATCCGTTGGGCGATCGAGCAGCGGGCGCGACATGGTGCCGGGCCGTGGGATCGCGAGGGAAGCGACCACGACCGGGGTGCCGCCGCTTCTCCGGGGCGGGTCGACGCCGTCGCCTCCGCGCTCGCGGTGGACGAGCGCCCGCTCCAGGCGAGGCTCGACGAGGTCGAGCGGGCCGCGCTCGAGCAGGCTCTGTCAGCCGCCCGCGGCAACAAGACGGAGGCGGCCCGACGCCTGGGGATCACCCGCAACGGCCTGACGATGAAGATGCAGCGGCTGTCGATCCGCTGA
- a CDS encoding MFS transporter, giving the protein MTTTSSSPNSGPALRTRGALATVYLAVFIDLFGFGILLPALPYYAQKLGASGLTLGILFSSYSIAQLLGAAALGRLSDRFGRRPVMIASLAGSAVSFGLCALASTLPMLAGARALAGLFGGSIAAAQAVIADVTRPEERAKYMGFLGASIGLGFVAGPAVGALLAPWGFGAAAWAAAGLALVNLVLAAALLRETRHPDSDAARRFRFDLLFDALERKPLNRYLAATFLNTFAFLALEVTLAFLVARRFALHERGFGSIMVFVGVLIIIGQGGLVGPLTRRFGEARLATWACVGLSGALLAVPSMPSLPLLLVALAAAALAQSLASPSLAALLSRASGADEQGGVLGLGQSLSALARAIGPAIAGALWDLGATWPYAVGAVVAIAAGLAVGFSAEVG; this is encoded by the coding sequence ATGACGACGACTTCGAGCTCGCCCAACTCCGGCCCAGCTCTCCGCACCCGCGGAGCGCTCGCCACCGTCTACCTCGCGGTCTTCATCGACCTGTTCGGCTTCGGCATCCTGCTGCCGGCACTGCCCTACTACGCGCAGAAGCTGGGAGCGAGCGGACTGACCCTCGGCATCCTCTTCTCGTCGTACTCGATCGCCCAACTGCTCGGGGCCGCCGCGCTCGGGCGGCTTTCCGACCGCTTCGGTCGCCGCCCGGTGATGATCGCCAGCCTCGCCGGGTCGGCGGTCTCGTTCGGTCTCTGCGCGCTCGCCTCGACACTGCCGATGCTCGCCGGCGCGCGAGCGCTCGCCGGGCTCTTCGGCGGTTCGATCGCCGCGGCGCAGGCGGTGATCGCCGACGTGACGCGCCCGGAGGAACGAGCGAAGTACATGGGGTTCCTCGGCGCCTCGATCGGGCTCGGCTTCGTCGCCGGACCGGCGGTCGGCGCGCTGCTCGCCCCGTGGGGCTTCGGCGCTGCGGCGTGGGCTGCTGCCGGCCTCGCCCTCGTCAACCTCGTGCTCGCCGCCGCGCTGCTGCGCGAGACGCGCCATCCGGACAGCGACGCCGCACGCCGCTTCCGATTCGACCTGCTGTTCGACGCGCTCGAGCGCAAGCCGCTCAACCGCTACCTCGCGGCCACCTTCCTCAACACCTTCGCCTTCCTCGCCCTCGAGGTCACGCTGGCGTTTCTCGTCGCCAGGCGCTTCGCCCTTCACGAGCGAGGCTTCGGCAGCATCATGGTCTTCGTCGGCGTGCTGATCATCATCGGTCAGGGCGGTCTCGTCGGTCCGCTCACCCGTCGCTTCGGCGAGGCGCGCCTGGCCACCTGGGCCTGTGTCGGCCTCTCCGGCGCCTTGCTCGCCGTGCCGTCGATGCCGAGCCTCCCGCTTCTGCTCGTCGCCCTGGCCGCCGCCGCGCTCGCGCAGTCGCTGGCGTCGCCGTCGCTCGCCGCGCTCCTCTCGCGCGCCAGCGGCGCCGACGAACAGGGCGGTGTCCTCGGCCTCGGCCAATCGCTCTCCGCTCTGGCGCGAGCCATCGGCCCGGCGATCGCCGGAGCGCTGTGGGATCTCGGCGCGACGTGGCCCTATGCGGTCGGGGCGGTCGTGGCGATCGCGGCGGGCCTTGCCGTGGGATTCTCAGCCGAGGTCGGCTGA